Proteins encoded by one window of Geobacter sp. DSM 9736:
- a CDS encoding winged helix-turn-helix domain-containing protein yields MKISVWEEDDATYLVKDYTRRGGNKDRISEVTFHDLCVDPVTCKAWRSEKEIKLSEKEARMLEYFMLHPNEILSRDMIADYVWGAELKKNTNIVDVYINYLRKKIDYGADSKLIHTVFRQGYIMKNEL; encoded by the coding sequence ATGAAGATTTCGGTATGGGAGGAGGACGACGCTACCTATCTCGTGAAGGACTATACGAGGAGGGGAGGGAACAAGGACAGGATTTCCGAGGTTACCTTCCATGATCTGTGCGTCGACCCGGTGACATGTAAAGCGTGGCGGAGCGAAAAGGAGATCAAGCTCTCGGAAAAAGAAGCACGTATGCTTGAGTATTTTATGCTTCACCCCAATGAGATCTTGAGCCGTGACATGATCGCCGACTATGTATGGGGTGCTGAACTGAAGAAAAACACGAATATCGTTGATGTCTATATCAATTATCTTCGAAAAAAGATTGATTACGGAGCTGACTCCAAGCTTATACACACCGTCTTCCGTCAGGGCTACATCATGAAAAATGAGCTGTAG
- a CDS encoding UbiD family decarboxylase, with protein MGYRNLQECVKDLEARGDLLRINREVDPDLEVAAIQRRVYQAGGPALLFTAVKGCRFPMLGNLFGTLPRARYLFRDTLEDIARLVELKVNPAAFFKAPFAYLKAVPAAVHLLPKLGKRGAVLAHRANISDLPQLKSWPDDGGAFITLPQVYTESALRPGMRGSNLGMYRVQLSGGEYRQDREVGVHYQIHRGMGVHHAEALERGIPFRVNIFVGGPPSMTVAAVMPLPEGMPELSFAGLLGGHRLPMVSLPGLPVPAEADFCITGIIDPERTLPEGPFGDHLGYYSLAHDFPVLRVEQVYHRRDAIWPFTSVGRPPQEDTTFGAFIHELTGPLIPTVLPGVDAVHAVDAAGVHPLLLAIGRERYVPYAKREPRELLTLANAILGQGQLSLAKYLWIAAHEDNPELDIHDIPAFLRHVLERVDWRRDLHFQTCTTIDTLDYSGSGLNQGSKVVIAAAGEKRRDLPLTIPADLRLPEGFKDPRVCLPGVLGVTGPSCREYRECLTMDMAAFCAAYGADDPISAFPLIVIVDDSEFAARTLNNFLWTVFTRSNPAADIYGIHPFVHCKHWGCLGSLVIDARIKPHHAPPLVEDAGVERRVDALGAPGGPLHGII; from the coding sequence TGGGCCGGCGCTTCTTTTCACGGCAGTGAAAGGCTGTCGCTTCCCCATGCTCGGCAATCTTTTCGGAACTCTCCCCCGTGCGAGATATCTGTTCCGGGATACGCTCGAAGATATCGCCCGGCTGGTTGAACTGAAGGTGAATCCGGCAGCTTTTTTCAAAGCTCCCTTCGCGTATCTCAAGGCTGTTCCTGCTGCCGTTCACCTGTTGCCGAAACTGGGAAAGCGGGGAGCCGTTCTCGCTCACCGCGCTAACATCAGTGACCTCCCCCAGTTGAAGTCATGGCCGGACGACGGAGGAGCGTTCATAACCCTGCCGCAGGTATACACCGAAAGTGCTCTTAGGCCGGGGATGCGGGGCTCCAACCTGGGGATGTATCGGGTACAGCTTTCCGGTGGAGAGTACCGGCAGGACAGGGAGGTGGGGGTCCATTACCAGATCCATAGAGGAATGGGAGTCCATCATGCAGAAGCGCTTGAGCGTGGTATCCCCTTTCGTGTCAATATCTTCGTCGGAGGGCCGCCGTCCATGACGGTTGCTGCGGTGATGCCGCTGCCGGAAGGGATGCCGGAGCTCTCGTTCGCCGGACTCCTAGGGGGGCACAGGCTGCCTATGGTATCGCTTCCTGGTCTTCCGGTACCAGCCGAGGCGGACTTCTGCATCACCGGTATTATCGATCCTGAGAGGACTCTTCCCGAAGGACCCTTCGGAGACCATCTCGGCTACTACAGTCTTGCGCACGATTTCCCAGTATTGCGGGTGGAGCAGGTCTATCATCGTCGCGATGCTATCTGGCCATTTACCTCGGTGGGACGTCCTCCGCAGGAGGACACTACATTCGGTGCTTTCATCCACGAGCTTACCGGCCCCCTGATCCCGACTGTACTTCCTGGAGTCGATGCGGTACATGCCGTGGATGCGGCGGGAGTGCATCCGCTCCTCCTGGCCATAGGAAGAGAGCGGTATGTGCCGTATGCGAAGCGCGAGCCGCGCGAGTTGCTGACCCTTGCAAATGCCATTCTGGGGCAGGGACAGCTTTCTCTGGCCAAGTACCTGTGGATCGCCGCCCACGAAGACAATCCGGAACTCGATATTCACGATATACCGGCCTTTCTCCGTCACGTGCTGGAACGGGTCGACTGGCGGCGCGATCTTCATTTTCAGACATGCACAACCATCGATACACTTGATTATTCCGGGAGTGGTTTGAATCAGGGATCCAAGGTAGTGATAGCTGCAGCGGGGGAGAAGCGGCGCGATCTTCCTCTCACCATTCCTGCGGATCTGCGGCTTCCGGAGGGGTTCAAGGATCCTCGTGTATGTCTTCCGGGGGTACTCGGAGTCACAGGGCCGTCATGCCGCGAATACAGGGAATGCCTTACGATGGATATGGCCGCATTCTGTGCGGCATACGGTGCCGATGATCCCATATCCGCTTTCCCTCTGATAGTGATTGTGGATGATAGTGAGTTTGCGGCACGAACCCTCAACAATTTCCTCTGGACAGTGTTCACCCGCTCAAATCCGGCTGCTGACATCTACGGAATCCATCCATTTGTTCATTGCAAACACTGGGGCTGCCTCGGATCACTCGTCATAGACGCCCGAATAAAACCTCATCATGCCCCTCCCCTTGTAGAGGATGCAGGCGTGGAGCGCCGGGTTGACGCCCTTGGTGCTCCCGGTGGCCCCCTTCACGGCATTATCTGA